In a single window of the Osmerus eperlanus chromosome 4, fOsmEpe2.1, whole genome shotgun sequence genome:
- the LOC134018925 gene encoding glycerol-3-phosphate dehydrogenase [NAD(+)], cytoplasmic yields MAIPKKICIIGSGNWGSAIAKIIGANASQNPNFDNTVKMWVFEEMIDGRKLTEIINTDHENVKYLPGRKLPPNVLAVPDLVEASSEADILVFVIPHQFIGRVCDTMKGKIKSDALGISLIKGVDEGPDGLKLISEVIQDKLGIAMSVLMGANIANEVADEKFCETTIGCKNKNNGALLKELLQTKNFRVTVVEESDVVEICGALKNIVAVGAGFCDGLGFGDNTKAAVIRLGLMEMIAFARIFCTAGPVSSATFLESCGVADLITTCYGGRNRKVAEAFAKTGKSIEELEKEMLNGQKLQGPATAAEVHLILKNKNLVDKFPLFNAVYQICFQGRPVTEFISCLQNHPEHM; encoded by the exons ATGGCAATTCCTAAGAAAATCTGCATTATTGGCTCTGGCAATTG GGGCTCTGCCATTGCCAAGATCATTGGTGCAAATGCTTCTCAAAACCCCAATTTTGACAACACAGTTAAGATGTGGGTTTTTGAGGAGATGATTGATGGACGGAAACTGACTGAGATCATCAACACTGACCATGAGAATGTCAAGTACCTCCCTGGACGCAAACTTCCACCCAATGTG ttgGCTGTTCCTGATCTAGTGGAGGCCAGCAGTGAAGCAGACATCCTGGTGTTTGTCATCCCTCACCAGTTCATAGGGCGAGTGTGTGACACCATGAAGGGCAAGATCAAGAGTGATGCACTGGGGATTTCCCTCATCAAG GGTGTAGACGAGGGGCCTGATGGACTGAAGCTCATCTCTGAAGTGATCCAAGACAAACTAGGGATCGCTATGAGTGTGCTCATGGGTGCCAACATAGCCAATGAGGTCGCAGATGAGAAGTTCTGTGAGACCACAATCG gatGTAAGAATAAGAACAATGGGGCTCTGTTGAAAGAGCTCTTGCAGACCAAAAACTTTCGGGTCACCGTGGTGGAGGAGTCTGATGTGGTGGAGATCTGTGGAGCCCTGAAG AACATTGTGGCCGTGGGTGCAGGCTTCTGTGACGGTCTGGGCTTCGGGGACAACACTAAGGCAGCAGTGATCCGGTTAGGCCTGATGGAGATGATCGCCTTTGCTCGCATATTCTGCACCGCTGGGCCTGTTTCCTCGGCGACCTTTCTGGAGAGCTGTGGAGTTGCTGACCTTATCACAACCTGCTATGGAGGTCGCAACCGCAAGGTGGCTGAAGCGTTTGCAAAGACGGGAAAG tcAATTGAAGAGTTGGAGAAGGAGATGTTAAACGGGCAGAAACTCCAGGgaccagcaacagcagcagaagTCCATCTCATCCTAAAGAACAAAAACCTGGTTGATAA GTTCCCCCTGTTCAATGCTGTGTACCAGATATGCTTCCAGGGGCGACCTGTCACAGAGTTCATCAGCTGCTTGCAGAACCACCCAGAGCATATGTAA